One segment of Castanea sativa cultivar Marrone di Chiusa Pesio chromosome 3, ASM4071231v1 DNA contains the following:
- the LOC142628399 gene encoding uncharacterized protein LOC142628399, with amino-acid sequence MGLPEESGMRELLTLKPPEDMRQLMRRIEEYKRLEDDRLQSKGKEPMTNYPQNNSFNPRHRKDLRIQEPDQAVGGVNATFKEPCRVLKDHLEQLVKAGHLKEFLVEMRNQETGQAGRLQRNPLPPLLGVIEVIHTASRATMTPTTEGVLTVVSTEGSTSEQPPGKRPRSNKQPIMFDDDDLEGTTQPHHDALIVTA; translated from the exons ATGGGCCTGCCCGAGGAGTCTGGGATGAGAGAATTGTTGACCTTGAAGCCTCCCGAGGATATGAGGCAGCTGATGAGGCGTATCGAGGAGTATAAGCGCTTGGAGGACGATCGACTGCAGTCCAAAGGGAAGGAGCCAATGACCAACTATCCTCAGAACAACAGCTTCAACCCCAGACACAGGAAGGATTTGAGGATTCAGGAGCCCGACCAAGCGGTTGGGGGAGTCAATGCGACGTTCAAGGAGCCT TGTAGGGTGTTGAAAGACCACCTGGAACAGCTGGTGAAGGCGGGGCATTTGAAGGAATTTCTGGTGGAGATGAGAAATCAGGAGACCGGGCAGGCTGGGCGGCTGCAACGAAACCCTCTCCCTCCCCTTTTGGGAGTGATAGAGGTCATTCACACCGCTTCAAGGGCAACTATGACACCCACCACTGAGGGGGTGTTGACCGTGGTGTCAACAGAAGGAAGCACAAGTGAACAACCCCCGGGGAAGAGGCCGAGGTCAAATAAACAACCCATCATGTTTGACGATGACGACCTGGAGGGTACTACCCAGCCCCACCACGATGCTCTGATAGTCACGGCTTGA
- the LOC142627463 gene encoding F-box/kelch-repeat protein At3g06240-like has translation MLPTSEELPEDLVIQILLWLPVISLLRLKCVCKSWCDLISGQNFITKHLLHNQTTYNKNMNVGFLLLRREKTSHNYVFSKLPYETLEISSTQAVPSSYLGTDKADKFDIVGSSNGLVCLCVHDSLNIILWNPATKETKVVPQSQISYPEGKAFPQDLGFGFDTKSNDFKVVMILENYDHYERKRFSVAEVYCLSTNSWRKVHACVPGYILTYNIPRRTYTKGMLSWWAHHSGGKCIQCILSFDMSNESFLATTLPDNRAIGYRHYSQRRFFVFNKLVSLVIFIEDSELSESFFHIWSLLEFGVRESWTKLFTIGPLMGIAKPLGFFKNDSMFLENNEGQLLLCNLSTQEMTNLQIGGVRKSLQIITYIESLIFVKGENDLEVQNST, from the coding sequence atGTTGCCAACTAGTGAAGAATTGCCTGAAGACTTGGTGATACAAATTTTGCTATGGCTGCCTGTGATCTCACTACTGCGACTCAAGTGTGTCTGTAAATCATGGTGTGATCTCATTAGTGGCCAAAACTTCATCACTAAACATCTTCTCCACAACCAAACCACCTATAACAAGAATATGAATGTTGGTTTCCTTCTTCTCCGGCGTGAGAAAACTTCCCATAATTATGTTTTCTCCAAGCTTCCATATGAAACTCTTGAAATATCTTCGACACAAGCTGTTCCTTCATCGTATTTAGGTACTGATAAGGCGGACAAGTTTGACATCGTTGGCTCATCCAATGgtcttgtttgtttgtgtgttcaTGACTCCTTGAATATTATTCTGTGGAACCCagcaacaaaagaaacaaaagttgTTCCACAGTCTCAAATATCCTATCCAGAAGGCAAAGCCTTCCCTCAAGATCTTGGGTTTGGTTTCGACACCAAATCTAATGACTTCAAGGTGGTCATGATCTTAGAAAACTATGACcattatgaaagaaaaagatttagTGTTGCTGAGGTATATTGCTTGAGTACTAATTCATGGAGAAAGGTTCATGCATGCGTGCCGGGTTATATTTTAACGTATAATATTCCTCGTAGGACATACACGAAAGGGATGCTTTCTTGGTGGGCACATCATAGTGGTGGTAAATGCATTCAGTGCATTTTATCATTTGATATGAGCAATGAGTCATTTCTAGCAACAACTCTACCAGATAATAGAGCTATTGGGTATCGCCATTATAGTCAAAGAAGGTTTTTCGTGTTTAATAAATTGGTTTCTCTAGTTATTTTTATAGAAGATTCAGAATTGTCAGAGAGTTTTTTTCATATATGGTCGTTGCTTGAATTTGGTGTCAGGGAGTCTTGGACTAAGCTATTCACTATTGGACCTCTTATGGGAATTGCAAAACCATTAGGATTTTTTAAGAATGATAGCATGTTCTTGGAGAATAATGAAGGGCAATTACTCTTGTGTAACCTCTCTACCCAAGAAATGACTAATCTTCAAATTGGTGGAGTACGGAAATCGTTGCAAATAATTACCTACATAGAGAGTCTAATTTTTGTCAAAGGAGAAAATGACCTAGAGGTCCAGAACAGCACATAA